One Bufo gargarizans isolate SCDJY-AF-19 chromosome 4, ASM1485885v1, whole genome shotgun sequence DNA window includes the following coding sequences:
- the LOC122933883 gene encoding gastrula zinc finger protein XlCGF17.1-like, with product MKHEKIHTVETSYSCSECGKCFTKKSNLVRHHRIHTGEKPFPCSWKCFITKENLKVHETIHIGEKPYSCTECGRRFITKENLKLHQNIHTEEEKTFICSKCGDCFTKKSGLASHEKIHTGEKPFSCSECGKCFITKENLMVHQRSHTGEKPFSCSECGKCFIRKAHLATHQRIHTVEKSYSCIECGRHFITPENLKVHERIHTGEKPYSCTECGKHFTTEENLKLHQKIHTEEKTFICSKCGDCFTQKSSLTTHEKIHTGEKPF from the coding sequence AtgaagcatgagaaaattcacacagtAGAGACgtcgtattcatgttcagaatgtggcaaatgttttacaaaaaagtcaaatcttgttagacatcacagaattcacacaggggagaagccatttccatgttcATGGAAATGTTTTATCACTAAAGAAAACCTCAAGGTTCATGAGACAATTCACATAGGAGAGAAACCGTATTCATGTACTGAATGTGGGAGACGTTTTATTACTAAAGAGAATCTCAAACTTCATCAGAATATTcacacagaagaagaaaaaacattTATATGCTCCAAATGTGGTGACTGTTTTACAAAAAAGTCAGGTCTTGCATCCcatgagaaaattcacacaggagagaagccattttcatgttcagaatgtggcaaatgttttatcACTAAAGAAAACCTCATGgttcatcagagaagtcacacaggagagaaaccgttttcatgttcagaatgtggaaaatgttttatcaGAAAAGCACATCTTgctacacatcagagaattcacacagtagAGAAGTCTTATTCATGTATTGAATGTGGGAGACATTTTATTACTCCAGAGAACCTCAAGgttcatgagagaattcacacaggagagaaaccgtatTCATGTACTGAATGTGGAAAACATTTTACTACTGAAGAGAACCTCAAActtcatcagaaaattcacacagaagaaaaaacatttATATGCTCCAAATGTGGTGACTGTTTTACACAAAAGTCAAGTCTTACTACAcatgagaaaattcacacaggagagaagccattttga